Proteins encoded by one window of Polyangiaceae bacterium:
- a CDS encoding riboflavin-specific deaminase, producing MRAAIAEGKRALPACLPNPPVGCVLVRDGEIIARGFTQPPFEHHAEPMALSQVQGDLEDVTAFVTLEPCSFHQRTPSCARAMISRRVGAVYVALIDPHPRNQGAGLKLLRDAGMRVTEHFLAEEARPNLEPYLLKPG from the coding sequence ATGCGGGCTGCGATCGCGGAGGGCAAGCGTGCCCTCCCAGCATGCCTACCGAATCCGCCTGTTGGCTGCGTGCTGGTGCGTGACGGCGAGATCATCGCCCGGGGCTTTACCCAGCCACCTTTCGAACACCACGCGGAGCCCATGGCGCTAAGTCAGGTCCAGGGCGACCTCGAGGATGTCACCGCGTTCGTAACCCTCGAACCCTGCTCCTTTCACCAGCGCACCCCGTCCTGTGCCCGGGCGATGATCTCGCGCCGGGTCGGCGCGGTCTACGTCGCGCTCATCGATCCTCACCCCCGAAATCAAGGCGCGGGTCTGAAGCTGCTGCGCGATGCCGGGATGCGAGTCACAGAGCATTTCCTTGCGGAAGAGGCCCGGCCCAACCTCGAGCCATACCTGCTCAAGCCGGGCTGA